Within the Zea mays cultivar B73 chromosome 10, Zm-B73-REFERENCE-NAM-5.0, whole genome shotgun sequence genome, the region GTCCCTACATCAAATGGCATCGCTAATGGTTTTTGTGTTGGAAAGAATATTGGGATAGATCCGCAACCAGGAAAAGCAGCACTTCGTATCCATGAATCAGCTTGCTATGTTAATGATGCAAAGATGCAGGGGTTTCTTCATGCATGTGCTGATCGTCATCTTGAGAAGGGGCAGGGTATTGCAGGCCGAGCCCTTaaatcgaatctgccattcttctCACCTGATATAAGAGAGTACAGTATCGAAGACTACCCGCTTGCACACCATGCTCGTAAGTTTGGTCTGCACGCTGCTGTAGCCATACGGCTGAGGAGTACGTACACCAGTTACGATGACTACATACTAGAATTCTTTCTCCCAGTCAACTGCAAGGGCTGTGGAGAGCAGCAGATGTTATTAAACAACCTTTCCAGCACAATGCAAAGAATATGCAAAAGCTTGCGAACAGTCTCTGAGGCAGAGATTGAAAATGTTAGTGCTACTGCAGCAATGTTTGAGAAGACTAGTGGAACTTGTTTACCAACTGGTAACTCTGAAAGTTCCTCACATGATGACCAGCCAATCACAGAATCTGCACTCCAGGATCTATCTTTGGGTGACAAACAAGGAGACAGAGAACCTGACAAGGTGCTGCGCTATCATTCTATCTAGTCATTCAAAATTGTTAGTTGAGATATGTGACTTCTTTGACACCTAATCATAAGTATCTAAACCACTTGCAATTCTTTTCAAGATGGACTACATTCAATTTTCATGCTAGTAGATTCTGATGCGTGCATTTTTTTATTTAAAAATATGGAACCTTTGTTATTCTTTTCAAGATGGATTACATTCAGTTTTCATGCTAGTAGAATCTGATGCGTGCATTTTTTTATTTAAAAATATGGAACCTTTGTTATTGCACCCTTTTGATGAGAAACCTTGTTATGTGCAGCCACAGAGAAGCTCAATGCGAGTTGCAGATAAAAAGCGCAGTGCATCTGAAAAGAACTTTAGTCTGGATGTTCTTCGCAAATACTTCTCTGGGAGCCTGAGGGATGCTGCAATGAGCCTTGGTGGTGAGCCCTACTGTATTGTTACGAAGTCTCTGTTAAATCTAGATTTGCTGTGACATTCACAGTACTGATTACTGAAGATAATGCCATCATTGTAGAAGAATTTCTTAGATTAGGAGATTATGGAATGAACTGCTTCTTCTGACACTTGCCTATAAACACCATTGCAGTTTGTCCAACGACATTGAAACGAATATGCAGACAACATGGAATTTCCCGATGGCCATCTCGAAAGATAAACAAGGTCAATCGTTCATTGAAGAAGATAGAGAAGGTCATTAAATCAGTTCACGGTGTGGATAGATCCTTGCAGTACGATCCTGCTACTGGGTCTCTTGTTCCTGCAACCTCTCTTCCGGAAAAGATGCCATTCTCTGCTTGCGATACATTGCCTACTTCATCTCTTGGGAGAGCAGTGGAGGAAACATGTAGCCCAAAATCAGAACAAGATTTCTCTTCGCCTGATGGGTGGCAAAGAGAAACTAGCCAATTTCATGTTTCTGGTATACCTAAAAGGGGAGGCGATGAAGTTCGGACGTTGGCAAACAACAACAAAGGCAGAAGAAACTATGTTTCTGGTATTGCAAATATCACACAGCATTCAAACTCTGAAGGCACACATGGTCCTTCATATCCCAATCCCATTGGTGCTGTTAATTCTCTGCATACTGGAGAAACAGGCAACATCGATTCTCTGACCTCCCTCCACCCAAGCATGGATGGCATTGAAGGCCAAACAACAGTAAGGAACTCACCATTTGTGCAACAAGCAGATGTCACTATGGTCGATGGTCATGACACCAAGGAGCAGACACTCCCTTCCACCTCTGGCATGACCGATTCTTCGAGCGGCAGCGCCTCAAGCGAGCCTACTTTCAAGGGGAACCCAGGACGTGCCCTCAAAGACCGAAGCAGCCCTGCACTGACCGTGAAAGCTACCTACAATGGCGACACCGTCCGGTTCAAGTTTGTGCCAGCAAGGGGCTGGTACCACTTGCTGGAAGAGATAGCAAAGAGGTTCAAGCTGACGGCTGGAGCATTCCAGCTCAAATACAAGGACGATGAGGACGAGTGGGTGATCCTGGCGAACGATGCCGACCTCCAGGAGTGCATGGACGTCCTGGACTCGATCAGCTCACGCAACATGAAGCTGCAGGTGCGCGACCTCTCCTGCCACGTGGGCAGCtcgggcagcagcagcagctgcttgCAGGTGGAAGCGCATAGCTCGTGACAGAACAGAAGCCTAGGTTACCGCCCTTAGCCTGTTGTAGTAGGCCCAGTATCCTGTTGTCGCCATAGAGGTTCCTTGTCCATGTTCACGCCATGTTGTCGTATGGAATGTACAAATGGCGAGTGTAGAAAAGGAATAAAGTGTCATACTCTTCGCACGGTTGAAACACGAAACGATGCCGTGAAGGTTTTTGTCATAATCTGTTGTTGGTTTCAAAAGTCCTGGCAATAATCTGTTGTCATGAAGATGAGTTCATGGCTTAAGCTGCGATACGAAGTTTCTGAACTTGCTGTGTTCCAAAATTTCAGTCTGGTTCTTCCGGTCCCCTTCGGTCTGTATCATTGATGGTTTGCTGGTGGTACCCTGTAGTGTTACAGAACCATGTGGACGTGATGCAGTTTGGAGTCGACTTCCAGAAATCTTTTCTCCGATCTCCTGCAAGTGACAACCTGACATTGTGGCTTTGATTGCCCGGGTTGGAGGTTGCTTTCCAGTCGCAGCGAGTGGGTTGGGCGTGCTGGTGCCGCTGAAGGCGTGGAGCAGCTGGTGAGTCTGGACGGGAGAGCTACTGTTTGTATTCATGCATCAGGCTGATCAGAAGTCGTCCAGCTGGGAAGAATAACAGCTCGCCCTCGCCGTCAGGGAAGGGCAAGCTCGGCGTCGAGTGGAATCAGGCTTATCTGCTACCAATGGCGCGACTTGCAGAATGCTTCCCTGGTAGGGAACGGCTGGGCTGTCAATTCGCCTGGAAGTGGGGAAGCTTTATGCTACTGTGTGTGAAGGTGGTAGTGCATGCGCGCCCAGTCTCCTAGATGTAGCGAGCCAAATATGTAACTAGTAGTTTGGCTCAAAAAATTAGAAACGGCGAGAAGCATTGTATATTTTTAAAGGGTCAATGTTTTTTTAATTTTTATATAAGTTTCAATCTCTTACGGGATGGACTTCGAAGTTGATACATGTTCTTACATAATTGATCTATAACTTATCATACGAGAAAACCAGTTCTTAATAGCCGTCCTTAATTATAACTTCCTAATTTGATATTGTACTTAAAATTTCTAGCTGACGCACCAAAAGAGCCTGGTGAAGCTTTCTGCAATATGATCTCCACTTTATATAAAATCAATCTAAAGCTTCTTTATAACCCTTTCACTCGTAAAAAAATGATAATCAACCTTTATAAGTTTAGTTGTCGCATAGAACACATGATTGGAAGATTTTGCTCTCattatcacacgacatatgtgttGTCTTTAGACTTCCAATCGCTAACTCCTTCAATAGGATTTGATTCCACATGATCCCTGTTATAGCATTCGTCGAAGTCTAGCACTCTACTTTAGTACTTGATCTCGACATAGTAGATTATTCTTGTACTCCAAGAGATGAGACTGTAATAAAAAAATACAGCAAGGCCTCCTGTAGATCTTATAACATCTAGACAACCTGCCCAATCTATATCTGAATATGCATTTACTGTCAAAAAGAACAACTTGAGTAGATTCAAATCGACTTTTTTGATTTAAGATACCATAGACTT harbors:
- the LOC100191188 gene encoding Protein NLP2 → MDVPTPPNRAGCNSNIGSPMQSFDDPFGVAAMTSFDGYSELCSPSVADHIFSLLNDPSAAQQMVAMWSSLGSSPRASAVREDMSFDTFPGPVDGTSSLAQRFNSAAASSPTGVDRGLKESDGLVLPSNGSQQGSSIIPRSVGNALADRMLMALSLFRKSLSDGVLAQVWMPVEHNGRVVLSTSEQPYLLDQDLAGYREVSRNFLFSVKEEPGLHLGLPGRVFISGVPEWTSSVIYYSKPEYLRMEHALLHEIQGSLAMPVYDPSKGSCCAVLELVTNKEKPNFDAEMDIVCDALQAVNLQTTTDRSNQKVYSENQKSAFTEILDVLRAICHAHMLPLALTWVPTSNGIANGFCVGKNIGIDPQPGKAALRIHESACYVNDAKMQGFLHACADRHLEKGQGIAGRALKSNLPFFSPDIREYSIEDYPLAHHARKFGLHAAVAIRLRSTYTSYDDYILEFFLPVNCKGCGEQQMLLNNLSSTMQRICKSLRTVSEAEIENVSATAAMFEKTSGTCLPTGNSESSSHDDQPITESALQDLSLGDKQGDREPDKPQRSSMRVADKKRSASEKNFSLDVLRKYFSGSLRDAAMSLGVCPTTLKRICRQHGISRWPSRKINKVNRSLKKIEKVIKSVHGVDRSLQYDPATGSLVPATSLPEKMPFSACDTLPTSSLGRAVEETCSPKSEQDFSSPDGWQRETSQFHVSGIPKRGGDEVRTLANNNKGRRNYVSGIANITQHSNSEGTHGPSYPNPIGAVNSLHTGETGNIDSLTSLHPSMDGIEGQTTVRNSPFVQQADVTMVDGHDTKEQTLPSTSGMTDSSSGSASSEPTFKGNPGRALKDRSSPALTVKATYNGDTVRFKFVPARGWYHLLEEIAKRFKLTAGAFQLKYKDDEDEWVILANDADLQECMDVLDSISSRNMKLQVRDLSCHVGSSGSSSSCLQVEAHSS